A window of the Fulvia fulva chromosome 3, complete sequence genome harbors these coding sequences:
- a CDS encoding UDP-N-acetyl-D-glucosamine 6-dehydrogenase, translating to MSRVIHRSASDGDPHVCVVGVGFVGEILLKEFGSVFPAIGFDISERRLDSIRSDFASLKNVRLSSSPEILKEATHFCISVPTLLRNDRSVNTDHLVRAIAMVTSHARPGSTIVIESSVSVGMTRALLGPYKAKFHCGMSPERVDPGRTLPPAHEIPKIISALTEPALLSMHKVYSQAFQTVVPGSKPEIAEMTKLFENCYRMINIAYVNEIADACEQQQIDVDEVVAAAATKPFGFQSFKPGLGVGGHCIPVNPFYLMANNSLPLLQQATDATWNRPRLIARDFLSQCKKHAGGTTRILVVGMGFKPGQSVVDFSPAVAFAEELLDAGCDSLAFHDPLVAQEQLPRIRKLAGQDFDCESIQKSFDAIAVCTKQEGVDWVVLKKVQNVIIQWF from the coding sequence ATGAGTAGAGTCATTCACCGGTCTGCCTCTGATGGTGACCCGCATGTCTGTGTCGTGGGTGTTGGTTTTGTCGGAGAGATACTTTTAAAGGAGTTCGGCTCCGTCTTTCCAGCCATAGGTTTCGACATTTCCGAACGTCGTCTCGACAGCATCCGGTCTGACTTTGCATCCTTGAAGAATGTCCGCCTTTCGTCGTCACCAGAAATCCTCAAGGAAGCGACTCACTTCTGCATTTCTGTCCCAACTCTGTTGCGCAACGACAGGTCCGTCAACACCGATCACCTGGTCAGAGCGATTGCCATGGTCACCAGTCATGCTCGTCCCGGCTCAACGATCGTCATCGAGTCGAGTGTCTCTGTTGGCATGACGCGCGCTTTGCTCGGTCCATACAAGGCCAAGTTCCATTGCGGAATGTCGCCAGAGCGAGTCGACCCGGGCCGTACTTTGCCTCCCGCCCACGAGATTCCCAAGATCATCAGCGCTTTGACGGAGCCAGCCTTACTGAGCATGCACAAAGTCTACTCTCAAGCATTCCAAACCGTGGTGCCAGGTTCGAAACCGGAAATCGCTGAAATGACAAAGCTCTTCGAGAACTGCTATCGCATGATCAACATTGCTTATGTCAACGAGATTGCAGACGCCTGCGAGCAGCAACAGATCGATGTCGATGAAGTCGTCGCGGCAGCTGCCACGAAGCCCTTTGGGTTTCAATCTTTCAAGCCTGGACTCGGAGTCGGTGGTCACTGCATCCCGGTCAACCCATTCTATCTCATGGCCAACAACAGCTTACCGCTCCTGCAGCAAGCAACCGACGCAACCTGGAACCGCCCACGACTGATTGCTCGAGACTTTCTCAGCCAATGCAAGAAGCATGCCGGCGGTACTACACGGATACTTGTCGTCGGCATGGGGTTCAAGCCTGGGCAAAGTGTGGTCGACTTCTCACCGGCGGTTGCATTCGCAGAAGAGCTACTTGATGCTGGCTGCGATTCTCTGGCATTCCACGATCCGCTAGTCGCTCAGGAACAGCTGCCGCGCATCCGTAAGCTGGCCGGCCAAGACTTTGACTGCGAGAGCATTCAAAAGTCATTCGATGCCATCGCTGTCTGCACGAAACAGGAAGGGGTAGACTGGGTCGTGCTGAAGAAGGTGCAAAATGTTATCATCCAGTGGTTTTAG